GCTCCTGGTGGCACTGCTGGGCCTGGGCTGGTGGATGCTGCTCGGCCGCTACGAGAGCGTCCCCGACCTGGTCGGCATGGGCCAGGAGCAGGCGCAGGAGGAACTGTCCGGGGCCGGGCTGAAGATCGAGGTGTCGGACGAGCGGGTCTACAGCGACGAGGCCGAGGAGGGCATGATCGCCGAGAGCACCCCGGCCCCCGACGAGCGCATCCTCCCCGGCGAGACCGTGACCGTGGCGCTGTCCCAGGGGCCGCAGACCGTCGAGATGCCCGATGTCGTCGGCAGGCCCGTGGGCGAGGCGCGCGAGCTCCTGGAGGAGCAGGGCATCACCGAGATCGATGAGGAGGAGACGGTCTCCTACGAGGAGGCGCCGGGGACCGTGCTGTCCTCCGACCCCTCCGCCGGCGACGGCGCCGACCGGGAGGAGAGCGTGACGCTCCAGGTCAGCGCCGGCTTCGACCTGCCCGACGTCGTCGGCCTCAGCCAGGACGACGCCACGCGCCAGCTCGAGGAGAACGACCTCGCGGTCGACGTCGCCGAGAAGCCCAGCGACGACGTGCCCAAGGGCGAGGTCATGGAGCAGGCCCCGGCCGCGGGCGAGAGCGTCGGCAGCGGCGACACCGTGACCATCACCGTCTCCTCCGGTCCCGAGGAGATCGAGATCCCCGACGTGCGGGGGATGAAGGCCAAGGACGCCAGGAAGCAACTGGAGGAGCTCGGCTTCACCGTCAAGGTGACCCGGATCCTCGGCGGCGACCGGGTGGGCTCCTACAGCCCCGAGGGCAAGGCGCAGGAGGGCGCCGAGATCGAGCTGTTCGTGTCGCCCTTCGCTCCGGGCGGCGGCGGTGACGACGACGACAACGACGACAACGACGACAACGGCGACAACGGCCGGGGGCGGGGCCGGGGCGGGGACTGACCGGGCGCCGGGCGAAGGCCGGGCTGACGGGTGGTGACCGCTGCGTTCGGGGGCGAGATGGGGCTTTCGGGCTCGGACGGCCGTGCCGCTGGCGACTTGCGCGCACTGCGATGGCCGACCCCCTGTGCGGATCCGATCGCCCGACATCAGTGAGGGTCCGCACAGCGGTGTCGCCCGGCCGCCATCGTCGTGCGATGGCCGCCGGGCGACGCGCTCCGACGCCGCTCCCCTCCGTGCCGCGGCGCTTGCGCTCCGCGGGCTGACGGCGCCGGGTCTCTCCCCCTCTTCACGAGCGACCGGCCGGCAGACCGAGGCGTGTCGACCGATACGGCGATCGGCCGGTCGCTCAGCCATCACCCTACGGCGTGTGCGGTCTGCGAACCGCTCTCTTCGGCCTTTGATCGACGGGCGGTGCCGAGAGGTCGCCATGCGGAAATCCGCCATCGACGAACGGTCGCTCCCGGACGGCGAACGGTCCGGACGGCCCGTCACGGGATGCGCGGGGTCTCCTCGGGAAGGTGCATGCGCGCGAGCACGGCCGCGACGTCACCGGGCACCCGGCGGCGGGTGAGCCGGGAGACGACGACCATGACCGCGAACGTGAGCGGGACGAGCACGATGGTGGCATCGGCCGGCAGGCCGGTGCCCGCCTCCCCCTCGGCCGTGAGCAGCGTGCTCGCCGCCGTGCCGAGCAGCCCGGTGACCAGTCCCGCCGCGGCCCCGGCATCGGTCAGCCCGCGCCACCAGATGCCCAGCAGCAGGAGCGGGGCCACCGTGGCCGCGCTCAGCCGGAACGCGGGGACCACCATCGCCATCAGGCCGGCCTGCGACAGTTCGGGGAGCGCGACGCTGACCGCGAGCGGCACCCCCACCGCCATGGCCGCCCCGAGCCGGAACGCCTGGGTGCCGCCGCCGAGGACGCACTGGGAGATGGTCCCGGCCAGCGCCGTGACCAGGCCGACCGACACCGTGATGACGGCCACGGCCGCGCCCGCCGCCACCAGGGCGGTCAGCAGCACGCCGGAGAGGCCCGGGGCGATCCGTCCCGGCAGCTCCAGCACCAGGAGGTCGGTGCGCGCCGTGGTCAGCAGGTCGCCGGCGTAGACCCGGCCCAGCCCGGCGTAGACCACGGGGAAGATCGAGAAGACCGCGATCAGCGCGAACACCACGACCACCGTCCGGCGCGCGGTGCGGGCGTTCGGCGCGCCGTAGAAGCGCGCCACGAACTGGGGCAGCCCGACGACGCCGAGCGCGAGGGCGATGTAGACGGAGTAGGCGTCGATCAGCGGGACGTCCACGCCCACCTCCGCCCAGCGCCCGCCCTCCTTGACCGGCAGGTCCGCGTGGTGCGGGACGGCGGCGCCGGCCTCGAAGGACAGCGTGCTGCCCGCCGCCACCTCGTGCGCGCCGGCTTCCAGACGCACCGTCTCCCCGTCCAGGGACCGCCGGCCCAGCTCCCCGCTCACCGTCACCGGCGTGCTCTCCGACACGCGCAGCCGCTGGTCCCGCTCGATGTGCACCGACGTCGGCTCGCGGAAGCGGGGGACCGTGTCGGCTTCGATCCGCCGGCCATCCTGAACCTGCCAGAGCACCAGGAGGGCCATGGCGGGCACGCCGATGGCGACGAGCTTGAACCAGAAGTGCACCGCCTGGAAGCCGGTGCTGGACCCGCCGGAGCAGCACAGCACGATGACCAGCACGATCGCCGCCAGCGCCGCCCAGCCCGCCCACCCCGGCAGGCCGCTGAACCTGCGCACCAGGAGTCCCGCGGCGCTGAACTGCGCCAGCAGGTACAGCCAGCCGGCCGCCACCACGCAGATGCTGACCACCCGGCGCACCTTGCGTGAGCGCAGCCGCCACTCGGCGAAGTCCGAAGGGCTGTAGACCCCCGCTCGGCGCAGTGGGGCGACGACCAGGGCCGTCAGCACGCAGTATCCGAGGGCGATCGCGGTGAGCAGCCACATGACCTGGAAACCGTGGACCAGCATGACCCCGGCGAGGCCGAGGAACGTCACCGCCGAGAGGTACTCGCCGCAGACGGCCGCGGCGGAGGACAGGACGTGCGGAGGCCGGACGGCCGCCGTGAAGTCCGACGTCGCGCCGGAGCGGGTGTGGAAACCCGCGACCGTCAGCACGACGAGCAGGGTGATGGCCATGAGCAGCGCACCACCGACGAGCTCGATCACCGGCGGTCCTCCGGCTCGGCCGGATCCGGGTGCGCGGCACCGTCCGCCCTGAACGCGGCCCGACGTTCCAGCCGCTCGACGGCGCTCACGTGGGCCATCATCGCGAGCACCGCCAGGGGCGGCAGCCCCACCGCGACGGCGATCCAGCCCGGCCGCAGCCCTCCCGAGCACGCCCCGCTGAGCGAGGGGCGGAGGGTGAAGACCATCGGCAGGACCAGCAGCACCAGCGCCACGACGGCGACGAGCGCCAGCCCCAGCGACAATTGGCGGCGCATGAGCCGGGTGCAGTCGGGGACGCGGTCGGCGCGCGCGGGAACGGGAGCGCCGGCCCGCATCGCCCGCTGGGTGGCCGGGCCGACGACCACGGTGCGGCGGGGAGGGGCCGCGCCGCCGGGGGGAACCGGGCGGCGGTTCACGACACGCCCGGATCCCCGGAGATCCGCCGGATGAACTGGTCGCGCACTTCACGGGTCTGCCTGCGGCTCACCGGCAGCAGTTCCTCGCCCACCTTGACCCTGGCCCGGGAGCCGTCGAAGTGCAGTTCGCAGACGTGCCGGGCGGCGACGAGGACGCTGCGGTGGATCCGCACGAACCCGGCGCCGTCCCATTCGCGTTCGAGGGCGCCCAGCGTGCTGCGGATGAGGTAGCTCCCTTCGGCGGTGCGCAGCCGCACGTAGTCGCCCTGCGCCTCGGCGTAGAAGACGTCGGTGCGCGGGATGAAGCGGACCCGCCCCGCCAGTTCGACCGCCACCCTGTTCTCCTCCGGCCGGTGGCCGCGCACCCGGGCGAGCCGGCCGAGGGTGTCGGCCAACCGTTCCTCCCGCAGCGGCTTGAGCAGGTAGTCCAGCGCCTTCAACTCGAAGGCCGTGACGGCGAAGTCCTCGTGCGCCGTGACGAAGACGACCTCGGGCGGATGCGCCAGGGCGGAGGTGAACCGGGCGAGGTCGATGCCGCTGGGACCCGGCATGTGGATGTCGAGGAAGAGGGCGTCGAGGTGGTCGCCGGCGGCGACGAGGTCGCTGACCAGCCGCATGGCCGATGTGGCGTCGCCGGCCGTGGCCACGTCCCCCACCCTCGGGTCTCGCTGGAGCAGATAGGCCATCTCCTCAAGTGCCGGGACCTCGTCGTCCACGGCAAGGACACGAAGCATGGCAACGAGGATGGCCGAGCCCGTCACCCACTGCAACCGGTTTGGCACGAAGCGACGGGAACGGAGGCGCGAACGACCGGATGCCCTGATATATGCGGGGTTCCGGCTTCATCGCGGGGCCCGTTCCGGCCGGGAGCCGACGAATCGGTCCCGGCCGTACGTCGCCCGGACGGCGGCGGGCAGCTCACCCGGTGCGCCGCTCGTCACTCGGACAGGAACTTGGGGATCCGCAGGTTGATCTTCGTCCCCGCGCCGACCTCGGTCTCGATCACCAGGCCGTAGGCGTCGCCGAACATGTTGCGCAGCCGCTCGTCGACGTTGGCCAGGCCGATCCCGCCGGAGTCGGCGGAGTCGGCGGGCCGCCGTCCGGCCAGAACCGCGCGCAGCCGCCGGGGGTCCATCCCGACGCCGTCGTCCTCGACGCTGATGTGCGCCTCGGCCCCCGCGTCCCGCGCGATGAGGCTGAGCCTGCCCGGCCCGTTGCCGCCCTCCATGCCGTGCCGGATCGCGTTCTCCACGAGCGGCTGCAGGCACAGGAACGGCACCTTCACCGGCAGCACCTCGGGCGCGACGCGCACGGTGACCCGCAGTCGGGAGCCGAAGCGCGCGCGCTCCAGCGCCAGGTAGCGGTCGATCGAGTGGAGCTCCTCCTCCAGGGTGGTCAGGTTGCGCGGCCCCCGGAAGGAGTAGCGGGCGAAGTCGGCGAAGTCCAGCAGCAGGCCGCGGGCGCGGGGCGGGTCGGTGCGCACGAACGAGGCGATGGTGGTCAGGCAGTTGTAGACGAAGTGCGGGGAGATCTGCAGCCGCAGCGCCCGGAGTTCGGCGTCGGCCAGCTCGGCCCTGGAGCGGTCCAGTTCGGCCAGTTGGAGCTGGCCGGAGATCCAGCAGGCGACCTCCGCGGTGACGTCGGCGAGCACCGGGGAGGGTGCGGTGTCGAACGCCAGCAGCGCGCCGACCGGGGCGTCGTCCACGGTGAGCGGCGCGACGGCGACCGCGCGCAGGGGGCAGCGCGGATCGTCGCAGGCGATCCGGTCGTCGACGAGCGGCCGGGCGTCGACGAGCGCCGACTCGGCCAGGAGCAGTGCCGTGTCGGCGTGCTCCGATCCGGCGCCGTGCCAGGCCAGCGTCTCGGTCGCGTCCACGATCGCGGCGGCCTGGCTGCCCAGCAGCGCCCGCACGTGCCGGATGGCCCGGCGGGCGGGCTCGCGCCGCAGGCCCTGGCGCAGCGCCGGGGCCGCCAGGGCAGCCGTGCGCAGGGTCGCCCGGGTGGCGTGGGCGTCGAGGACCCGGTGCCTGCGGGAGGCCAGCGAGCGCCGGAGCAGCTCGCCGGCGCAGGCTAAGGCGATCAGGCTGCTGGTGACCGCGACGTAGAGCATGGGCACAAGCTAGAGGATCGATGCCCCAAGCGCGCCCTTTTCCGGCATTGTCGGCCGGCGCCCCGCCGCGGCGGCCGCCCTGCTCCGCGATCCGCCGGGACGGGGCCCGGTCAGTCCAGAGAGGGACCTTGACCGGGCTCCTCCTGGTAGGAGTAGCGCTGCTCGGCCCAGGGGTCAGCAAGGTTGTGGTAGCCGCGCTCCTCCCAGAAGCCGCGCCGGTCGGCCGTCAGGTACTCCACCGCGCGCACCCACTTCACGCTCTTCCAGCCGTACAGGTGCGGCACCACCAGGCGCACCGGGTGCCCGTGCTCGGCGGCCAGCCGGTCGCCGTCACGGTGCGTCGCCAGGAGCACGTCGGGGCGCAGGAAGTCGTCCACGCGCAGGTTGGCGCTGTAGCCGTACTCAGCCCAGACCATGACGTGGGTGACCGAAGGGTGCGGCGGCGCCAGCTCTACCAGGGACGACGTCGAGACGCCCGACCACCGGTTGTCCGGGATGGTGAACTTCGTCACGCAGTGGAAGTCGGCGACGACCTCGATCCGCGGCAGTTCCTCGAACTCCGGCCAGGTCCAGCGGTACTCGCCGAGTGTCTCGGTGACGCCGTAGACGCGGAAGTCCCACCGTTGCGGGCGGAACCGCGGCACCGGCCCGTAGTGCAGGGCCGGCCATCCGCGCGGCACGTACTGCCCCGGCGGCAGTCGATGCTCCGACAATCGTTCTCCTTCGTGGCCCGTCGTGACAATCCTGCCAGGCGCCGGTGACGCTCCGAATCGGACCCCGGTCGCGCCGGGCACCCGCACCCGTGCGCTATAGTTCCAGCCATGCAGCGGAAGTTTTGGCGCTTTTATGGCTACCGGCCCTCGGGTAGGACGGTCGCCTGTCAAGCGCTGCGCTGACACGGACGACGTTCGAAGAGCCCCGGGCCGCACGGCCCGGGGCTCTTTCGTTTGTCCGGCCCCGCTTCTGCGGCGCCTCCCGCGCTCCCGAAGCCCTTCCCCGCCAAGAACCGTTATCTCCGACGAGCCTAAGGAACGACGCACATGGTCATCGTGATGGCGCCCGAAGCCACCTCCGACAACATCGACACCATCGTTGATCTGGTCGCCACCGCGGGTGGTGAGGCGTACGTGACCAGGGGTGTGACCCGGACGATCATCGGGCTCGTCGGAGACGTCCAGCAGTTCGAGACTCTTGACCTCAGCGCGATGCCGGGAGTGAGTGACGTGCTGCGCATCTCAGCGCCCTACAAACTGGTCAGCAGGGAGAACCACGTGAGCCGCACGGTGGTCAGCGTCGCCGGGGTGCCGATCGGCGGCGAGAACATGACGCTGATCGCCGGCCCCTGCGCCGTGGAGACCCCGGAGCAGACGCTCGAAGCGGCGCTGATGGCCCGTGCGGCCGGTGCGTCGCTGCTGCGCGGCGGCGCCTACAAGCCGCGCACCTCCCCCTACGCCTTCCAGGGCCTGGGCGAGGCGGGCCTGAAGATCCTGGCCGACGTGCGCGGCGAAACGGGCCTGCCGATCGTCACCGAGGTGGTCGACGCCGCCGACGTCGAGCTGGTGGCCTCCTACGCCGACATGCTGCAGATCGGCACCCGCAACATGCAGAACTTCGCGCTGCTGCAGGCCGCGGGCGAGGCCGGGCGGCCGGTCATGCTCAAGCGCGGCATGAACGCCACCATCGAGGAGTGGCTGATGGCCGCCGAGTACATCGCCCAGCGCGGCAACCTCGACATCGTGCTGTGCGAACGCGGCATCCGCACCTTCGAGAAGGCCACGCGCAACACCCTCGACATCAGCGCGGTGCCGGTGGCCCAGAAGCTGTCGCACCTGCCGGTGATCGTGGACCCGTCGCACTCAGGCGGCAAGCGCGACCTGGTGCTCCCGCTGTCGCGGGCGGCGATCGCGGTGGGCGCCGACGGCATCATCGTCGACGTGCACCCCACGCCGGAGACCGCGCTGTGCGACGGCCCGCAGGCCCTGGTGGGCGACGACCTCGCCGAGCTCGCCGACGTGGTCGCGACGCTGCCCGGCATGCTCGGCCGCACTCCGACCCCGGCTCCCGCGCCGGCCCCCGCGCCGATCGCCGCGGGCGTCTAGCCGCTCGTGCGCCCGTCCCGAACGTGCGACCGGGGCGGGCGCGGCGCGGTCAGGCGGCTCCGGAGTCGCCGCCCAGGTAGCTCGGCTTGTGCACCTGAGCGGTGCCGGCCAGGTGCTCGGCGAGCTCCTCGGCGTCCAGGCGCCTCTCGATCTGGCGCAGGTCCGGGATCTTGGCGGCCGTCTCCACCTGGCGGGGGGTCAGCAGGGTGCAGCAGTCCTCGTCGGGCAGCTCGGAGATGGTGAGCGTGCCGATCCTGCGCGCCTCCGTCATGATCTCGCTCTTGTCCATGCCGACCAGCGGGCGCAGGATCGGCAGGTCGACGGCGTCGTCGAGCGCGGTGATGTTGGTCAGGGTCTGGCTGGCGACCTGGCCGAGCGCGTCGCCGGTGATCAGCGCCGCACCACCGAGCCGCTCGGCCAGGGTCTCGGCGGTCTTGAGCATGAGGCGGCGCTGGGCGACGATCTGCAGCCGCTCCACGCCGGAGTTCTTGATCTGCTGCTGGGCCTTGCCGAAGGGCACCACGAACAGCCGCGACCCGCTCTGGAACCGGTCGAGCTGGCGGACCAGGCTGTAGGCCTTGTAGATGGACTCGGGGCCGGTGAACGGCATGCCGGAGAAGTGCAGGAAGTCGACCTTGAGGCCGCGGCGCATCATGCGGTACGCGGCCACGGGCGAGTCGATGCCGCCCGACATCAGCACCAGCGCGCGGCCGCTCATGCCGACGGGCAGGCCGCCCTGGCCCGGCATGCCGTCGGTGAAGACGAACACCTCGTCCTTGTCGACCTCGACGAACACCGTGTTGTCGGGCTTCTTGAGCTTGACCGGGAGGTTGTGGGCGCCGCGGATCGCCGAGCCGATGTGGACCGCGATCTCGGAGGAGCTCATCGGAAACCGCTTGTCGCGGCGGCGGGCCCGCACCGCGAAGGTGCCGGTGCGCTCGGCCATGGAGCGCACGGCGACGTCGGTAACGGCGTCGATGTCCTTGGGCACCCGGCGCACCAGGTGCACCCAGACGACCCCCATGACGTTGCCCATGCGCTCGCCGAGCTCGGCCACCTCCAGGTCGGAGGCTCCGGGCATGCGGATGACGATGACGCCCTTGCGCTGGGAGAGCTTGATCTCGCCGAGCCCTCGGGCCGCGGCGCGGATGTTGTTGTGCAGCCGGCGCTCGAAGAGCTGGCGGTTGCTGCCCTTGAGGACGATCTCGCCGAGCTTCATGAGGACGCACAGTTCACCCAGCCCGTCGGACCGGGCCACGCCGCCGACCGCCTCTCGCGCTTCGACGGCCGCGGTGTCAAGCGACGCGGACATGACGGCACCTCCAGGGGTCGGGGTGGTTTGCGGGGCGGCCTCGCACGCGGGGGCCGCTTCTTGCGGTCCTTCCAGTATCGAACACGCGGGCCACCGGTTGGGACGGCCGGAACCGGTGGAGGAGCCGCGGGGAGGAAGGGCCGGTCAACGGTGAAGAGGGGGACCCGCGGCGGCGGGTCCCCCTCTTCGGCGGTCCGGACTGCGCACCGCGGCCCCGAGGGGCCGACGGGGCGGCTCTAGCCGAAGAAGACCTCGGCCTCCTGGTAGCGCTCGACCGGGACGGTCTTGAGCTTGTCGGTGGCCGCGGACAGGTCCACCCGGACGATGTCGGTGCCCTGCAGCGCGACCATCTTGCCGTAGTCGCCGCCGTGCACCGCGTCGATGGCGTTGACGCCCAGGCGGGTGGCCAGGACGCGGTCGAACGCCGACGGGGTGCCGCCGCGCTGCACGTGGCCGAGGACGACCGAGCGGGCCTCCTTGCCGGTGCGCGTCTCGATCTCCTCGGCCAGGCGCTGGCCGATGCCGCCGAGGCGGACGTGTCCGAAGGAGTCCTTCTCGCCGGTGGCGAGCTCCATCTGGCCCTCCTTGGGGTGGGCCCCCTCGGCGACCACGAGGATCGGCGCGTAGTTCGTCTTGAAGCGGCTCTCGACGTGCGCGACGACCTCGTCCATGTCGAACGGGCGCTCCGGGATCAGGATGACGTTGGCGCCGGCGGCCATGCCGGAGTGCAGCGCGATCCAGCCCGCGTGGCGGCCCATGACCTCGACGATCAGGGCGCGGTGGTGGGACTCGGCCGTGGTGTGCAGCCGGTCGATCGCCTCGGTGGCGATGTTCACCGCGGTGTCGAAGCCGAACGTGTAGTCGGTGGCGTTGAGGTCGTTGTCGATCGTCTTGGGAACGCCGATGACCTTGACGTCGGCGTCGTAGAGCTGTCGCGCGACACCCAGGGTGTCCTCGCCGCCGATCGCCACCAGGGCGTCGATGCCCAGGCCGGCGAGGTTGTCCTTGACGCGGTCGATACCGCCCTCGATCTTCATCAGATTGGTGCGCGAGGACCCGAGAATGGTGCCGCCGCGCGGCAGGATCCCGCTCACGGCCGCGCGGTCCAGCGGCATGGTGTCGCCCTCGAGCGGACCCCGCCAACCGTCCCGGAAGCCGACGAACTCGTAGCCGTAGTCCTTCATGCCCTTGCGGACCACCGCGCGGATGACCGCGTTCAGTCCAGGGCAGTCGCCGCCACCGGTCAGCACCCCGACTCGCATTGCGTGTACTCCTCGATTTGTTCGAAATTCCGAAAACCGCGGACGGTGCCGCTCGAGCGCCCGCCCATGAACTCTTGACCTCGCGGCACCTCGCCGTCAGCCTGACGGCGATGATGTGACGAGCGTCACGGAAACGGATCCGGACGGAGTTGAGAAACCCACGCGTCCGGGTAGGTCCCACGGATGACGATCCGATGCGGGACAACGCTTTCGTGCCGCAACCCTCACATGGTCTAGACCATAGTCGTCCGAGCTACTGGAGGCCAACCCCATGTCGGTGCTCACCATCGATGCAGGCACGACCGGCGTCACCGCGCTGATGGTCGGCGAGGACGGAGCCGTCCTCTCCCGCGGTTACCAGGAGTTCGCCCAGCACTATCCGGACTCCGGCTGGGTCGAGCACGTCCCGGAGGAGATCTGGCAGGCCACGCTCGCCGCCTGCCAGGAGGCGATCGACGCCTCGGGGCGCACGCCCACCTGCCTGGGCATCACCAACCAGCGCGAGACGGCGGTGCTGTGGGAGCGCAGACGCGGGACCGCGCCGCGCCGGGCGATCGTCTGGCAGGACCGGCGCACCGCCGGCATCTGCACGGAGCTGCGCGAGGCCGGGCACGAGGAGCGGGTCACCGAACTGACCGGGCTGCGCCTGGACCCCTACTTCACCGGCACCAAGCTGACCTGGATGGCGCGCAACGACCCGCGCGCGTGGAGCGGCGTGGAGTCGGGCGACGTCGCCGTGGGCACGGTGGACTCCTACGTCATCGCGCGGCTGACCGGCGGCGGGCGGCACGTGACCGACGCCTCCAACGCCTCGCGCACGCTGCTCTACGACATCGTGTCCGGCGCCTGGTCACCGGAGCTGTGCGAGCTGTTCGGCGTGCCGATGGAGGCGCTGCCCGAGGTCGTGCCCTCCTACGGCACCGTGGGCGAGACCTCGCCGGAGGATTTCCTCGGCCTGCGCATCCCCATCGCCGGTATCGCCGGCGACCAGCAGGCGGCCATGTTCGGCCAGAACTGCTACGTCCCCGGCTCGTCCAAGTGCACCTACGGGACCGGCTCCTTCGTGCTGGTCAACACCGGGACCGAGGCCGTCGCCGCCGAGCACGGCCTGCTCAGCACCGTGCTGTGGCAGCACCCCGACGGCCACCTGGACTACGCGCTGGAGGGGTCGATCTTCGTGACCGGCGCCGCCGTGCAGTGGCTGCGCGACGGCCTGGGCCTCATCGACAAGGCGCCGCAGTCGGAGGGGCTGGCCAGAAGCGTCACCGACTCCGGCGGCGTGGTGTTCGTACCGGCGCTGACCGGCCTGGGCGCACCGGACTGGGACCCGCAGGCGCGCGGCGCGATCTTCGGCATCACGCGGGGCACCGGCCGGGCGCACCTGGTGCGCGCCACGCTGGACGCGATCGCCTTCGAGGTGCGCGACGTCGTGGCGGCGATGGGCGAGGCGTCGGGCACCGAGCTGCCCGAGCTGCGGGTCGACGGGGGC
This sequence is a window from Spinactinospora alkalitolerans. Protein-coding genes within it:
- a CDS encoding sodium:solute symporter family transporter; amino-acid sequence: MIELVGGALLMAITLLVVLTVAGFHTRSGATSDFTAAVRPPHVLSSAAAVCGEYLSAVTFLGLAGVMLVHGFQVMWLLTAIALGYCVLTALVVAPLRRAGVYSPSDFAEWRLRSRKVRRVVSICVVAAGWLYLLAQFSAAGLLVRRFSGLPGWAGWAALAAIVLVIVLCCSGGSSTGFQAVHFWFKLVAIGVPAMALLVLWQVQDGRRIEADTVPRFREPTSVHIERDQRLRVSESTPVTVSGELGRRSLDGETVRLEAGAHEVAAGSTLSFEAGAAVPHHADLPVKEGGRWAEVGVDVPLIDAYSVYIALALGVVGLPQFVARFYGAPNARTARRTVVVVFALIAVFSIFPVVYAGLGRVYAGDLLTTARTDLLVLELPGRIAPGLSGVLLTALVAAGAAVAVITVSVGLVTALAGTISQCVLGGGTQAFRLGAAMAVGVPLAVSVALPELSQAGLMAMVVPAFRLSAATVAPLLLLGIWWRGLTDAGAAAGLVTGLLGTAASTLLTAEGEAGTGLPADATIVLVPLTFAVMVVVSRLTRRRVPGDVAAVLARMHLPEETPRIP
- a CDS encoding LytR/AlgR family response regulator transcription factor, with translation MLRVLAVDDEVPALEEMAYLLQRDPRVGDVATAGDATSAMRLVSDLVAAGDHLDALFLDIHMPGPSGIDLARFTSALAHPPEVVFVTAHEDFAVTAFELKALDYLLKPLREERLADTLGRLARVRGHRPEENRVAVELAGRVRFIPRTDVFYAEAQGDYVRLRTAEGSYLIRSTLGALEREWDGAGFVRIHRSVLVAARHVCELHFDGSRARVKVGEELLPVSRRQTREVRDQFIRRISGDPGVS
- a CDS encoding sensor histidine kinase, whose amino-acid sequence is MLYVAVTSSLIALACAGELLRRSLASRRHRVLDAHATRATLRTAALAAPALRQGLRREPARRAIRHVRALLGSQAAAIVDATETLAWHGAGSEHADTALLLAESALVDARPLVDDRIACDDPRCPLRAVAVAPLTVDDAPVGALLAFDTAPSPVLADVTAEVACWISGQLQLAELDRSRAELADAELRALRLQISPHFVYNCLTTIASFVRTDPPRARGLLLDFADFARYSFRGPRNLTTLEEELHSIDRYLALERARFGSRLRVTVRVAPEVLPVKVPFLCLQPLVENAIRHGMEGGNGPGRLSLIARDAGAEAHISVEDDGVGMDPRRLRAVLAGRRPADSADSGGIGLANVDERLRNMFGDAYGLVIETEVGAGTKINLRIPKFLSE
- a CDS encoding sulfite oxidase-like oxidoreductase, producing MSEHRLPPGQYVPRGWPALHYGPVPRFRPQRWDFRVYGVTETLGEYRWTWPEFEELPRIEVVADFHCVTKFTIPDNRWSGVSTSSLVELAPPHPSVTHVMVWAEYGYSANLRVDDFLRPDVLLATHRDGDRLAAEHGHPVRLVVPHLYGWKSVKWVRAVEYLTADRRGFWEERGYHNLADPWAEQRYSYQEEPGQGPSLD
- the aroF gene encoding 3-deoxy-7-phosphoheptulonate synthase — encoded protein: MVIVMAPEATSDNIDTIVDLVATAGGEAYVTRGVTRTIIGLVGDVQQFETLDLSAMPGVSDVLRISAPYKLVSRENHVSRTVVSVAGVPIGGENMTLIAGPCAVETPEQTLEAALMARAAGASLLRGGAYKPRTSPYAFQGLGEAGLKILADVRGETGLPIVTEVVDAADVELVASYADMLQIGTRNMQNFALLQAAGEAGRPVMLKRGMNATIEEWLMAAEYIAQRGNLDIVLCERGIRTFEKATRNTLDISAVPVAQKLSHLPVIVDPSHSGGKRDLVLPLSRAAIAVGADGIIVDVHPTPETALCDGPQALVGDDLAELADVVATLPGMLGRTPTPAPAPAPAPIAAGV
- the thiI gene encoding tRNA uracil 4-sulfurtransferase ThiI, whose translation is MSASLDTAAVEAREAVGGVARSDGLGELCVLMKLGEIVLKGSNRQLFERRLHNNIRAAARGLGEIKLSQRKGVIVIRMPGASDLEVAELGERMGNVMGVVWVHLVRRVPKDIDAVTDVAVRSMAERTGTFAVRARRRDKRFPMSSSEIAVHIGSAIRGAHNLPVKLKKPDNTVFVEVDKDEVFVFTDGMPGQGGLPVGMSGRALVLMSGGIDSPVAAYRMMRRGLKVDFLHFSGMPFTGPESIYKAYSLVRQLDRFQSGSRLFVVPFGKAQQQIKNSGVERLQIVAQRRLMLKTAETLAERLGGAALITGDALGQVASQTLTNITALDDAVDLPILRPLVGMDKSEIMTEARRIGTLTISELPDEDCCTLLTPRQVETAAKIPDLRQIERRLDAEELAEHLAGTAQVHKPSYLGGDSGAA
- a CDS encoding 6-phosphofructokinase, giving the protein MRVGVLTGGGDCPGLNAVIRAVVRKGMKDYGYEFVGFRDGWRGPLEGDTMPLDRAAVSGILPRGGTILGSSRTNLMKIEGGIDRVKDNLAGLGIDALVAIGGEDTLGVARQLYDADVKVIGVPKTIDNDLNATDYTFGFDTAVNIATEAIDRLHTTAESHHRALIVEVMGRHAGWIALHSGMAAGANVILIPERPFDMDEVVAHVESRFKTNYAPILVVAEGAHPKEGQMELATGEKDSFGHVRLGGIGQRLAEEIETRTGKEARSVVLGHVQRGGTPSAFDRVLATRLGVNAIDAVHGGDYGKMVALQGTDIVRVDLSAATDKLKTVPVERYQEAEVFFG
- the glpK gene encoding glycerol kinase GlpK, with protein sequence MSVLTIDAGTTGVTALMVGEDGAVLSRGYQEFAQHYPDSGWVEHVPEEIWQATLAACQEAIDASGRTPTCLGITNQRETAVLWERRRGTAPRRAIVWQDRRTAGICTELREAGHEERVTELTGLRLDPYFTGTKLTWMARNDPRAWSGVESGDVAVGTVDSYVIARLTGGGRHVTDASNASRTLLYDIVSGAWSPELCELFGVPMEALPEVVPSYGTVGETSPEDFLGLRIPIAGIAGDQQAAMFGQNCYVPGSSKCTYGTGSFVLVNTGTEAVAAEHGLLSTVLWQHPDGHLDYALEGSIFVTGAAVQWLRDGLGLIDKAPQSEGLARSVTDSGGVVFVPALTGLGAPDWDPQARGAIFGITRGTGRAHLVRATLDAIAFEVRDVVAAMGEASGTELPELRVDGGASANNLLCQLQADQLGVSVARPQVQETTALGAAFLAGLGTGVWSSTEELMDTWKLEHRFEPGERDEGAYRRWREAVERSKGWAGLG